The following is a genomic window from Choloepus didactylus isolate mChoDid1 chromosome 5, mChoDid1.pri, whole genome shotgun sequence.
GCTGGCGTGAGGAGACCTCCCAGAGGAAGCTCgagccctggggagctggggaccgAGGCAGTCACATCCTCCGCCGGCCAGCGCGGGCGGGGAGGCACCGCAGTTATTTCGGGACGTGCTGTGGTTTGCAGCACTTCCAGCGCCTCCAGTTCCTGAGCTGTCCTTGGGCCCAGTTCTGGGGCAAAAATGCCTGCCTTTCACATCGAAGATATGCCAGAGAAGGAAAAGCTGAAGATGGAAGTTGAGCAACTCCGCAAAGAAGTGAAACTGCAGAGACAACAGGTAAGTTGGCTTGTTTCAgaatcttttccttctctgaaatgAACCAAGGTCAGCTTTTcctgttctgtttttttgttttttaatagcaaaacCAACAGGTTTTTCTTCTCCAGATGCTCGCGGACTAGGGCTTTTGGAGGGTGCCAGGAAACTGCCAGTTGATGTGGAGACATCTCCCTTTCTAAGGGAGAGAGCAAGGATCCAAAGGGTAATTTAAAGCCAATGTCCTAAGATTTAGGCAGCTTAGAATGGGAAAAGCAGGCAAGAAACCCTGTCTCTTTTTAGGTGTTAAAAACTCAGATTTTAAAAACTCAGTTGTAGAAAAAGGCAGATGCCTACTTATTTTTTGAACTTCATTATCTGAAAGAATAGTACTCctttcagagtttttttttttttaaccaaattttAAAGTCTTAAAACTACATTGCCTAGTTTTGAATTTCACCAGTGGTTTACAATGGTGTGCAAAGAACAATCCTTTGGGGCTTGGGAACAAAgcattagaattttaatttttatttatttgtaatattcttcataatttccagtttatttattttataaatatgtataatgTACTAATACATTGTCTgtttatttatgaataaataattaCACCTTCACTGAGGTGTATCTGAAAGTATTTTTTAGTGCTCAccattagaaaatattaaagaccACTAATTTGGGCTACTAATGCCCAGTAATAAGAAGTTTCCACTGAAATGTGTTGGAGGTCTTGTgatttttacttcaatttcttACTGGTAATAGCGGCCTTCATTAAGATACcaatatttattccttttttactcGATCAGGCAATTCATagtataagaataaaattttacatAGATATTTTTTAAGGGAAATTACCTATCCTATCTCCACagcaagaaaaaattgaaatgattttatttctctatggttaaatactaaaaaacaatggaaatgaaGCAAGTATTACCTACCTTCCTGCTGCAGTTGCTATGATAAATCCGCTAACAAGAGCCTTATTACTCAGAATGCACACTGAATGGTGCAGCCTTTCTTATTACATTTTACACATTTCTTTTCTCAAATTCAACATTTTACTTCCAAACCCCTGCTCTTCCTAGAATTGGGAGTGGGATGTCCTTTCTATCCAAATTGAGAGTTTTGTAGCTTTTAAAATCCAGAcatatcaaaagggaaaaaaatttttacaagGACCCAATTAATAGGCCTGTTTCTTGAAAACTTAAAGAACCCATTTCATGGATGCAAAGCCCACAGTACAGCATGTATTAGCTACTTGGTCTTTTCTCACAATGAAAAAGTTATGTATTAAACAGAGTTGCACATATTGAAATCTAGCATTACCTGTGCAAAGTTGCAATATCTTAATATTTCGTATCACTATGCAGAAagtaaagggggaaaagagacaAGTGTCTTCTGCTCATTTTAAGTTTCAAATTAGATATTGGGCAGGAGCCTAGATGTAGCTGACTGTGGAAATTAAACTTATTGTTCATTGACACATTGTCTCCGCCAGCCATCCCTGTCCCTTAGGACACACCCTGCTGCCTCAACTTTCCAACTCCAGAAACCAAGTGTCAAGAAAACTCTCAGGTATATCCTTAGGGCATGGAAGGAGAGACATTTAAGTCTTCTTGCGCTTCAAACCTTTTATTATGCATTTTGAGTTGCAGAGTGTTAGTGATAGACAAACATTTTGGTCTTGAGAGATTATCCAACTCCCTCACTTAAAGGGTGAAAGACCTGAGAACCAAGGAGACTAGCCCCTTGTTTAAGACCACAGTGACAGTGATAGTCCAGGTgttagaacccaggtctcctgataCCCTGTCCTTTATTCTTTCCAATAAATTGTTAATACAGCTCAGACTAAGGGCACAGAATTCACAGGCTTAATTCTGGCTCCAACTAGTTGCTGATCAAATGTGTTCTCTAGATCATGAAAGGAAATGCATCACATCAGAGGAACAATTATTCATTTTGGAAGTTACAGACCTCTGGAAAGCTACTGAAGTCTCTGTAAATACAGACTCAATTTGGGATGATACATGAATTGCATTTGCAAATTTCTTTGGGGCCACAGTCTCCAGGTAATGGAGACTTGCATCATCAATTCTGagaattcatttaaaatgcaCACACTATGGATACAAGTAACATTGGACAGCAAATCTTATCTGAAAGACAGGTACTCGAAAAGATTTTAATCATATAACTACATCAcctacttttaaattttagaccATGGCCTTCCAATTGGGTGTAggagtaaaatattaaaattattttttatttagttttaaatcTCAACTTTTTATAAATTCCAGtttatgttttataattatatataatgtgGGGTGCATATGCAAACATGTTTTAGTGCTAATCATAAAAAAAATAGGTCAGTAATTTAGATTACAAATTCTGAGTGCATATGGCCCAGTTTAAAAGGTCTCTGTCGAGGTTTGTTgaaggttttattatttttacttctaaTTTCTTATTGATCATATAGACTACTAGACactttttatctcctttttttcttttttcttttcccccccaGGGTCTCCCTTGGGGCTAGTATTCCAATAAAGGCAAGTTGGGAAACGTGTCTACAGGGAGCAAAGGAAATGTGtgtctttattatttaaaagataataaaatgaggttatgacaattattttaaactttcctgaaTCCCAAAGCTctaactcaaaaaatatttttatttttcaattctgcTTTCAGGTTTTTTTTGTACAGTTAATTCGTTCAGACTGCAGATGTTTACAGCATTGAAATAAGCCTGTTTTACACACAcctatagtttttaatttttaaatttttttatttttattttataatatttaaaaaaaattttaaactctcccttgcaACCTGTAGCCTATGGATAGACTTTTGAGGAAACTCTCCAATTCTTTCTCCATTGTTTAAATTGGAAATTAAATTTTTTCCAAGTTCAAATTGATTATTAAACACAAGCATCTTAGATAAGCCTAATCAGGCCCAGATGAGCCTTTTGTTATGATCTTTGCCTGTATGCAGTGAGAAGGGATTTTGAACAGAGACACAGGGTGGGATGTTTGGACAACTCCAATCTTTACAGAGTCAGGCTTTCTGTAGTTGTTCAATCATTTTGTAAAATTCCAAAGCATGGCACACATCCATAATAAGTGAAAATTTAGGCAGGACAAACCCCAAAACATTTGGGAACAATCTACTACTGCACCTGTTCATTAGCATGGAAAATTGAAATCAGGGTGTATTTTAGTTCCTAAAATATTGTGGATGCGTCATAACTGTATTTTagcagaggaaggaaaacaggtgGAGCCCAATGGATAGAGATCACTGGGGATGATCTATTTAACACAGtaactttcaaacttttttgactTGGAACAatagtaagaaatacattttacgtATATTGGAGCATTACATATAAcatatttcacttttaaaatgttgcttgcacccaattatatttatttcactAAAGGGTGGTGGCACACAGTGTGAACAACACTAACCTAATTCAttccttcccctttttttcttaCTTAAGGTGTCCAAAtgttctgaagaaataaaaaactataTTGAAGAACGTTCTGGAGAGGATCCCCTGGTGAAGGGTATTCCAGAAGACAAGAATCCCTTTAAAGAAAGAGGAGGCTGCATTATTTCATGAATAACTCTGGGGAGAAACTTCATCCTCAGTGGAAGAACTAGTTTGCTttagtttttccaaataaaaCCAACATGCCTTTTTAACAAactaaaaaggaaatttaaatgagACTTTATTAAACACGATATAGATATGGTTATGTATAAAAGCCTACGGGCTTCTCATTTTGCTCACTATGCCCACTCTTAAACAGGATACAATTATGTAAAGACATTACTTATGCATGACTCACCTCTTTCCGTACATTGCCTGATgcttccaataaaattttatctcTGGAAAATGAGTGTTGACAATTTAAGAAGGCACTTTTTGTGCACTACCTTTTATGTTTCTCTCAATAAACTTTCAGGTGTTTGGAACATGTACCAAAAGATTAGGTGGTTTGATAGATCAGGTCTCCAGTTCAGCTCTTTCTGCTTGAAATCCCCATATGGTTTACGGTGCCAAGTTCTGGCTTCTGGAATGTGTTTGATGTATTAGGGAAATGAGTGAGTAGAATTCCCAATAATGTTAACAGGAGTCAGATTACCTGAGTCAGGAGCCAGACCAAGCCACATCTATATTAACACTTCCTGGGTATACCATCCTTCTGTGTCTTGTTCCAAGAGATGCTGTAATAGCCTTGGGAGGGGGCAGCttggggatcaggaagggcacacAGCCTCCTGCCCGCAGTGGCCGGGCCAGCCCTGGCTTTCAGGGTTGGTACATTGATCCGCAGGGAGCGGCGTCTCCCACGTGCTCTCAGGTCTCAGGCAGCGCCGCTCAGTTCTGCGGTGCCTTGGAGCAGGCATAGGGCTTCC
Proteins encoded in this region:
- the GNG11 gene encoding guanine nucleotide-binding protein G(I)/G(S)/G(O) subunit gamma-11, with the translated sequence MPAFHIEDMPEKEKLKMEVEQLRKEVKLQRQQVSKCSEEIKNYIEERSGEDPLVKGIPEDKNPFKERGGCIIS